A genomic window from Brassica oleracea var. oleracea cultivar TO1000 chromosome C8, BOL, whole genome shotgun sequence includes:
- the LOC106312141 gene encoding pentatricopeptide repeat-containing protein At3g49710: MNQTLWTFKSFRDLLLKCVAERDLFTGKTLHARYVKSLVASSTYLSNHFVNLYSKCGRLTSARAAFDSTEQPNVFSYNVIVKAYAKDSKIHIARQLFDEIPQPDTVSYNTLISGYADARETVPAMILFKRMRELGFEVDGFTLSGLIAACCDRVELIMQLHCFAVSGGFDSYSSVNNAFVSYYSKGGLLREAVSVFYGMGELRDEVSWNSMIVAYGQHKEGAKALALYRDMILKGFKIDMYTLASVLNALTSLNDLIGGRQFHGKLIKAGFHQNSHVGSGLIDFYSKCGGRNGMSDAEKVFQEILSPDLVIWNTMISGYSMNEELAEEAVRSFRQMQRIGHRPDDCSFVCVTSACSNLCSTSQGKQIHGLAVKSHIPSNRISVNNSLISMYYENGNLQDARRVFDRMPELNAVTYNCMIKGYAQHGRVTEALLLYQRMLDSRIAPNNITFVAVLSACVHSGKVAEGQNYFNTMKERFKIEPEAEHYSCMIDLLGRAGKLEEAERFIDSMPFKAGPVAWAALLNACRKHKNIALAERAAKELMAMKPNADTPYVMLANMYTDAGRWEEMAAVRKLMRSRRIRKKPGCSWIEVKKKEHVFVAEDWSHPMIRDVCEYLEEMMKKMKELGYVMDKKWAMVKVDEAGEGEEEMRLGHHSEKLAVAFGLMSTGHGEEIVVKKNLRICGDCHNAIKFMSEVAGREIIVRDNLRFHCFKDGKCSCGDYW; this comes from the coding sequence ATGAACCAGACACTATGGACGTTCAAATCTTTTCGAGACCTTCTTCTGAAATGCGTTGCGGAGAGAGATCTCTTCACAGGGAAAACCCTACACGCGCGTTACGTGAAATCCCTCGTAGCTTCTTCCACTTACCTCTCAAACCACTTCGTAAACCTCTACTCCAAATGTGGACGCCTCACCTCCGCACGAGCCGCTTTCGACTCCACGGAACAACCCAACGTCTTCTCTTACAACGTAATCGTCAAAGCTTACGCGAAAGACTCGAAAATCCACATTGCACGACAGTTGTTCGACGAAATTCCTCAACCAGATACAGTCTCTTACAACACCCTAATCTCTGGGTACGCTGATGCTAGAGAAACTGTCCCGGCTATGATCTTGTTCAAGAGGATGAGAGAGCTGGGTTTTGAGGTTGATGGTTTTACCTTATCAGGGTTGATAGCAGCTTGTTGTGACCGCGTTGAGTTGATAATGCAGCTTCATTGTTTCGCTGTGTCGGGAGGGTTTGATTCTTACTCTTCTGTGAACAATGCTTTCGTCTCGTATTACAGTAAAGGAGGGCTTTTGAGAGAGGCGGTGTCGGTGTTTTATGGGATGGGTGAGTTAAGAGATGAAGTTTCATGGAACTCGATGATTGTGGCTTACGGGCAGCACAAGGAAGGAGCAAAGGCCTTAGCTTTGTATAGAGACATGATCTTGAAAGGGTTCAAGATCGATATGTACACATTAGCAAGTGTTTTAAATGCTCTCACGAGCTTGAATGATCTGATCGGTGGACGTCAGTTCCATGGTAAGCTAATCAAGGCTGGATTTCACCAAAACTCACACGTGGGAAGTGGTTTGATCGATTTCTACTCGAAATGTGGAGGTCGTAACGGTATGTCTGATGCAGAGAAGGTGTTCCAAGAGATTCTATCGCCGGATTTAGTTATCTGGAACACGATGATCTCAGGGTATTCAATGAACGAGGAACTCGCTGAAGAAGCTGTGAGGAGTTTCAGACAGATGCAACGTATAGGACATAGACCTGACGACTGCAGTTTTGTCTGTGTCACAAGCGCTTGCTCGAATCTCTGCTCCACTTCTCAAGGTAAACAGATACATGGCTTGGCGGTCAAGTCACACATTCCTTCGAATCGAATCTCTGTGAACAACTCGTTGATCTCCATGTATTACGAGAACGGGAACCTTCAAGACGCGAGGCGAGTGTTTGATCGTATGCCAGAGCTTAATGCTGTAACGTACAACTGTATGATCAAAGGCTATGCACAGCACGGGCGTGTAACAGAGGCTTTGCTCTTGTACCAACGGATGCTGGACTCGCGTATTGCGCCTAACAATATAACCTTTGTAGCCGTTCTTTCAGCTTGTGTACACTCTGGTAAAGTCGCTGAGGGTCAGAACTATTTCAACACCATGAAGGAGAGGTTTAAGATCGAGCCAGAGGCTGAGCACTATTCTTGCATGATTGATCTTTTGGGAAGAGCAGGGAAGCTAGAAGAGGCGGAGAGATTCATAGACTCGATGCCGTTTAAGGCAGGCCCTGTTGCTTGGGCCGCGTTGCTCAACGCTTGTAGAAAACACAAAAACATAGCGCTTGCCGAGAGAGCAGCTAAGGAGCTTATGGCGATGAAACCTAACGCTGACACGCCGTATGTGATGCTAGCAAACATGTACACGGATGCGGGAAGATGGGAAGAGATGGCGGCCGTGAGGAAACTAATGAGGTCGAGAAGGATAAGGAAGAAACCAGGGTGTAGTTGGATAGAGGTGAAGAAGAAGGAGCATGTATTCGTGGCGGAAGATTGGTCTCACCCAATGATACGTGATGTGTGTGAGTACCTAGAGGAGATGATGAAGAAGATGAAGGAGCTTGGGTATGTGATGGATAAGAAATGGGCAATGGTGAAGGTGGATGAGGCGGGAGAAGGAGAAGAAGAGATGAGGTTAGGACATCACAGCGAGAAGCTAGCCGTGGCGTTCGGGTTGATGTCGACAGGACATGGAGAGGAGATAGTTGTGAAGAAGAATCTGAGGATATGTGGGGATTGTCACAATGCGATCAAGTTCATGTCGGAGGTTGCGGGTAGAGAGATCATTGTAAGGGATAACCTTAGGTTCCATTGCTTTAAAGATGGCAAGTGTTCATGTGGGGATTATTGGTAA
- the LOC106312142 gene encoding uncharacterized protein At3g49720 has protein sequence MARRQVGSTRRVGDGGSFPFAGALHSKSRSSPLLSICLVLVGACLLIGYAYSGPGIFKSIKEVSKVTGDYSCTAEVQRAVSVLKMAYGDGMRKVLHVGPETCSVVSTLLKEDETEAWGVEPYDIEDADSHCKSLVSKGLVRVADIKFPLPYRPKSFSLVIVSDALDYLSPKYLNKTVPELARVASDGVLLFAGLPGQQRAKVAELSKFGRPAKMRSASWWNRFFVQTSLEENEGPSKKFEQAVSKGLYKPACQVFHLKPLH, from the exons ATGGCGAGAAGGCAAGTAGGTTCAACACGGCGTGTAGGGGATGGTGGAAGCTTCCCTTTTGCCGGAGCTTTGCACTCCAAGTCTAGATCTTCTCCGTTACTATCTATTTGCCTTGTTCTTGTG GGGGCTTGCCTACTCATAGGTTATGCTTACAGTGGTCCAG GAATCTTTAAAAGTATCAAAGAAGTCAGCAAGGTTACAG GTGACTATTCTTGCACAGCAGAAGTCCAAAGAGCCGTTTCTGTTCTGAAGATGGCTTATGGAGATGGGATGCGCAAGGTCTTGCACGTAGGCCCTGAGACGTGCTCTGTGGTTTCCACTCTCTTGAAAGAAGATGAGACTGAAGCATGGGGTGTCGAACCCTACGACATCGAGGATGCTGATTCTCACTGCAAGAGTCTTGTCAGCAAAGGCCTTGTACGTGTCGCTGATATCAAGTTCCCTCTGCCTTACCGCCCAAAATCCTTCTCTCTTGTTATCGTCTCAGATGCTCTGGATTATCTCTCTCCCAAGTACCTTAACAAGACCGTTCCTGAACTCGCAAGGGTTGCTTCAGATGGTGTCCTTCTTTTTGCAG GTCTCCCTGGTCAGCAGAGAGCTAAAGTTGCCGAACTATCTAAATTCGGTCGTCCC GCTAAAATGCGTAGCGCATCGTGGTGGAATCGGTTCTTCGTCCAGACATCCTTGGAAGAAAACGAAGGACCAAGCAAGAAGTTTGAACAGGCTGTTTCCAAAGGATTATACAAACCAGCCTGCCAAGTCTTCCACCTCAAGCCATTACATTAA